Proteins encoded in a region of the Cataglyphis hispanica isolate Lineage 1 chromosome 14, ULB_Chis1_1.0, whole genome shotgun sequence genome:
- the LOC126854806 gene encoding transmembrane protein 165, with protein sequence MEAKRPIYICSLILIFYLSTVICEIEPRYDEKLELAATSTKFPEFVSEKPQDRLGFLHAFVASLSVIVVSELGDKTFFIAAIMAMKHPRLTVFVGAISALALMTILSVVFGYAATIIPRAYTYYISTLLFALFGLKMLRDGYYMSPTEAQEELEEVQSDLRKRDDEYEKETASTLVQDPETGVIRKTTKTSALMLLSRIFFQAFTLTFLAEWGDRSQLTTIILAAREDVYGVILGGILGHSFCTGLAVLGGRIIAQRISVRTVTIIGGLVFLLFALTALFVNPVEDV encoded by the exons ATGGAAGCGAAACGcccaatttatatttgttccctgattttgattttttatctgtCAACCGTTATTTGTGAAATTGAACCGCGTTATGACGAGAAACTTGAATTAGCCGCGACATCGACG aaatttccaGAGTTTGTGTCCGAGAAGCCACAGGATAGATTAGGCTTTTTGCATGCTTTTGTAGCATCTTTGTCAGTAATTGTGGTGTCAGAATTGGGCGACAAGACATTCTTTATCGCTGCTATAATGGCGATGAAACATCCAAGATTAACTGTATTTGTTGGAGCGATAAGTGCTCTTGCACTAATGACTATTTTATCAG TGGTGTTTGGATATGCAGCCACGATAATTCCCCGTGCATATACTTATTACATTTCCACTCTTCTATTTGCTCTATTCGGATTAAAAATGTTACGAGACGGATATTACATGTCACCAACAGAAGCACAGGAAGAGTTGGAAGAAGTTCAGTCTGACCTCAGGAAAAGAGACGACGAG TATGAAAAGGAGACTGCGAGTACTTTAGTTCAGGATCCCGAAACCGGAGTAATACGAAAAACAACTAAAACCAGCGCACTCATGTTGCTTTCCAGGATATTCTTCCAAGCGTTTACCCTTACCTTTCTCGCGGAATGGGGCGACCGTTCACAATTAACAACCATCATCCTCGCGGCGAGAGAG GATGTTTATGGAGTTATATTGGGTGGAATATTGGGTCATTCGTTTTGTACCGGCTTAGCAGTATTGGGAGGACGTATAATAGCTCAGAGGATATCAGTAAGAAcag tgACCATTATTGGTGGATTGGTATTCTTACTGTTTGCCCTTACGGCGCTCTTCGTCAATCCCGTGGAAGACGTTTGA
- the LOC126854770 gene encoding ubiquitin-like modifier-activating enzyme 1 — protein MSSAEVVESSVDPPAKKRRVGAASTTGGADDEPTNVAQVDIDMAKNGSTSSSGNGGSNSGGGGSASSSGGTGRSPTEIDEGLYSRQLYVLGHDAMRRMASSDVLISGLGGLGVEIAKNVILGGVKSVTLHDRESTCSLRELGSQFYLTENDLGKNRAAACCQRLSELNNYVPTRHYSGDLTEAYLQQFKVVVLTETSLAEQLRISRITRTNGIALIIADTRGLFSQVFCDFGDSFTVVDTNGEPPVSAMVASISRDSEGVVTCLDDTRHGMEDGDYVTFSEVQGMVELNGCEPTKIKVLGPYTFSIGDTSRFSEYVRGGIVTQVKMPKTLSFAPLEVALKKPEFVVTDFGKFDYPEQLHLAFLALHQYKDNKGALPRSWNQADADEFITIAEKVKDKYGFDTEINAELLRTFAKVSAGNLNPMNATIGGIVAQEVMKACSGKFHPIYQWLYFDAIECLPADCSELTEKECAPVGSRYDSQVAVFGKKFQLKLGNLKYFVVGAGAIGCELLKNFAMIGVGAENGCVTVTDMDLIEKSNLNRQFLFRPSDVQQSKSSTAARVIKGMNPYMNVVAHENRVCPETEKIYNDDFFEVLDGVANALDNVNARIYMDRRCVYYRKPLLESGTLGTKGNTQVVVPFLTESYSSSQDPPEKSIPICTLKNFPNAIEHTLQWARDSFEGLFRQSAENAAQYISDPQFIDRTLKLPGVQPLEVLESVKTALVDERPSTFADCVAWARCHWQEQYSNQIRQLLFNFPPDQVTSSGQPFWSGPKRCPDPLIFDVNNPLHMDYIVAAANLKAKVYGIPTNRDREEIAEILATVKVPEFTPKSGVKIAETDSQVQVSNGSGNIDHERLTQLQEELPKVEELNGLAIYPQDFEKDDDTNFHIDFIVAASNLRAANYKISPADRHKSKLIAGKIIPAIATTTSVVAGLVCLELYKLTRGVHDLSLYKNGFVNLALPFFGFSEPIAAPKLKYYDIEWTLWDRFEVKGELTLKEFLDYFKERHNLEVTMLSQGICMLYSFFMAKPKCQERMGLLMSEVVKKVSKKKLEPHVRALVFELCCNDEDGNDVEVPYVRYTLP, from the exons ATGTCTAGTGCTGAGGTGGTGGAGAGCTCCGTTGATCCCCCAGCCAAGAAGCGACGCGTTGGTGCTGCCAGCACGACGGGAGGAGCCGACGACGAGCCGACAAACGTGGCGCAGGTAGACATAGACATGGCGAAGAACGGATCTACGAGCTCCAGCGGCAACGGTGGCAGCAACAGCGGCGGCGGAGGCTCCGCTTCCTCGAGCGGTGGCACCGGCCGCTCACCAACCGAGATCGACGAGGGTCTCTACTCGCGGCAGCTCTATGTCCTCGGTCACGACGCCATGCGTCGCATGGCGTCCTCGGACGTGCTCATCTCCGGCCTCGGCGGTCTCGGTGTCGAGATCGCCAAGAACGTCATCCTCGGCGGCGTCAAGTCCGTCACGTTGCACGACCGCGAATCCACGTGCAGTCTCCGGGAGCTCGGCTCGCAGTTCTATCTCACCGAGAACGATTTAG GTAAGAATCGCGCGGCCGCGTGCTGCCAGCGCCTGTCGGAGCTCAACAACTACGTGCCTACCCGTCATTATTCCGGTGACTTGACTGAAGCGTACCTCCAGCAGTTCAAAGTTGTGGTGCTGACGGAAACGTCGCTGGCCGAACAGCTGCGCATCTCACGGATCACCCGCACCAACGGTATCGCCCTTATAATCGCCGACACTCGTGGCCTCTTCTCCCAGGTATTCTGTGATTTCGGCGACTCTTTCACGGTGGTGGACACGAATGGCGAACCGCCGGTCAGCGCGATGGTCGCTAGCATTTCGCGCGACAGTGAGGGCGTCGTCACTTGTCTGGATGACACTCGCCACGGCATGGAGGACGGTGACTACGTTACATTCTCCGAGGTGCAGGGTATGGTCGAACTGAACGGTTGTGAGCCGACCAAGATCAAAGTGCTGGGACCGTACACTTTCAGTATTGGTGATACTTCCAG GTTCTCCGAATATGTACGTGGTGGTATTGTGACCCAAGTTAAGATGCCCAAAACTTTAAGCTTTGCGCCGCTGGAAGTGGCCCTAAAGAAACCCGAGTTCGTTGTCACGGACTTTGGTAAATTTGATTATCCGGAACAACTGCATCTAGCCTTTTTGGCGCTGCATCAGTACAAGGATAATAAAGGTGCGTTGCCGCGATCATGGAATCAGGCAGATGCTGACGAGTTTATCACCATCGCTGAGAAGGTCAAGGACAAATACGGTTTTGATACCGAGATCAATGCTGAACTGCTGCGCACATTCGCCAAGGTATCCGCCGGTAATCTAAACCCCATGAACGCCACAATCGGCGGTATCGTCGCTCAGGAAGTGATGAAAGCTTGCTCTGGCAAATTCCATCCCATATATCAATGGCTATATTTTGACGCCATCGAATGTTTGCCCGCCGATTGTTCGGAACTCACCGAGAAGGAGTGCGCTCCCGTCGGATCTCGCTATGACTCTCAG GTGGCTGTTTTTGGTAAAAAATTCCAGCTCAAACTCGGCAATTTGAAATACTTTGTAGTAGGTGCCGGTGCAATCGGTTGCgagttattgaaaaattttgcaatgatTGGCGTGGGTGCGGAAAATGGTTGCGTCACAGTGACTGATATGGACCTGATTGAAAAGTCTAATTTGAATAGACAGTTTCTATTCAGACCATCGGATGTGCAACAATCCAAGTCATCGACCGCGGCTAGAGTCATCAAAGGCATGAATCCATATATGAATGTGGTCGCGCACGAAAATCGAGTATGTCCGGAAACGGAAAAAATCTACAATGATGATTTCTTTGAAGTGTTGGACGGTGTGGCGAACGCGCTCGACAATGTAAATGCACGCATTTATATGGATCGTCGTTGTGTGTATTATCGTAAACCTCTACTAGAATCCGGCACCCTCGGCACTAAGGGCAACACCCAAGTAGTAGTGCCATTCTTGACCGAATCATATAGCTCGTCTCAGGATCCACCGGAGAAGAGTATTCCGATCTGCACACTCAAGAATTTTCCCAACGCTATCGAGCATACCTTACAATGGGCCCGTGATAGTTTCGAGGGACTGTTTCGTCAATCGGCGGAGAACGCGGCGCAGTACATTTCTGATCCACAATTCATCGATCGGACGCTCAAGCTGCCTGGTGTGCAGCCCCTTGAAGTATTGGAATCTGTTAAAACGGCCTTAGTCGACGAGAGACCAAGCACCTTTGCCGATTGCGTGGCTTGGGCTCGTTGTCATTGGCAGGAGCAATACAGCAATCAAATCCGTCAGCTACTGTTCAACTTCCCGCCAGATCAGGTGACTTCGAGTGGCCAACCATTTTGGTCCGGTCCGAAACGTTGTCCGGATCCGTTGATATTTGACGTTAATAATCCCCTACACATGGATTATATCGTCGCTGCCGCCAATCTCAAAGCCAAAGTTTATGGAATACCTACAAATCGTGATAGAGAGGAGATTGCCGAAATTCTCGCCACCGTCAAAGTACCGGAGTTTACGCCCAAATCCGGCGTGAAGATCGCTGAAACGGATTCACAg GTGCAAGTATCAAATGGCAGCGGTAATATCGATCACGAACGACTGACGCAGTTGCAGGAGGAATTGCCGAAGGTGGAGGAATTAAACGGCCTGGCAATATATCCACAGGATTTCGAGAAGGACGACGACACCAATTTCCATATAGACTTCATCGTTGCGGCGTCAAATTTACGCGCTGCCAACTACAAAATCTCACCGGCTGATCGGCATAAGAGCAAACTGATCGCTGGCAAGATTATCCCAGCGATTGCCACCACTACATCAGTAGTGGCCGGTCTCGTCTGTCTGGAGCTATACAAGCTGACGCGCGGCGTACATGATTTGTCACTGTACAAGAATGGCTTCGTAAATCTGGCGCTACCATTCTTCGGTTTCAGCGAGCCAATCGCTGCCCCTAAGCTCAAGTACTATGACATCGAGTGGACGTTATGGGATCGCTTCGAAGTGAAGGGCGAACTGACGCTCAAGGAGTTCCTTGACTACTTCAAGGAACGTCACAATCTCGAAGTGACTATGTTATCGCAAGGTATCTGCATGCTGTATTCATTCTTCATGGCAAAACCCAAGTGTCAAGAGCGCATGGGATTGCTCATGTCAGAAGTAGTCAAGAAAGTATCGAAGAAAAAGCTGGAGCCGCATGTGCGCGCACTCGTGTTTGAGTTATGTTGTAACGACGAGGACGGGAACGACGTCGAGGTGCCGTATGTGCGCTATACTCTACCCTGA